The genomic stretch tgcgaatgAGGCAATTCCAGATCTGttctgagaatacacccgctggggcctaaTCTCTGAAAGCTGAAGCAgtaaccccaagaacacactgatATCCCAAGGATATCCTAGAACATCATGCACGGACTGGGATGACATCCCGAGGAGGGtcaaatctgatcctcaaatccTCCTCACCGTGTCCATGTGGCACTATTTATGGCGTACTAAGAACGTACTCAGACCTTCCTTGAGGACAATTTCAGGACAGAGTGATGACGCTTCAGGCACGAATCCTAGTTTCACTTTATTGcgtcttatttttttcttccgcGTGCTTTTACTGATTCCATACATCTTGCTAAAGTGCCGCAATAAAGGCTGGCTGCTCGTTTCTAGTGCAATCCACAACAGACAATGAGCACAGCGGTCTAAAAAGAAAGCAGACAGGTataaaagacaaagaaaaatccTGCCAGGGATACAATGCCCGAGAAACCCATTCCGAAAGGCACTAGAATTACCTTTctaaagcgaaaacagatactatttatAGCTTATAACATGACCCTCCGTAGATTCGATAGTCCTGCTCGCTGctacacaaaacgaagggtgagctgtccacgtttgtttcgattacgcaaagagtAAATACCCAAAGCGAGAAAATGATTGAACTATTAGCTCTGCATCACTGCAACTTCTAcgtttcttactcattttggtttgagacaccCAGGTATGTACTCTCAAAGTCAAAAGCATTGCTACAGAATAACGCGTTTCTgtcctgtcctttccacgagaaatgctccatgtataTGATAGACAGTCGTTCTTTTTCAAGGCAGATAATTTTACGCTCAATCATGCCCTAGGATCGGCCCAACAACAAAACCAATGTGTCTAGGGAGTCTGAACAGGTAAactgaaaaaagtaatgtttctcgtcccgctagctacccacaggaatgggcacaggacgtacctgagtGACTCTCcacggacagtccgcgagtgtcATCGTCAGGATgttctggggatacacctcgaaggacgatGACGCTGtaaggacatcctgaggaccgcgtttGTTCTTGGggaactgacagatagcgtttttttttcttttctatgtgatgCCATTTGCACCGCAttactgacttgtctaacattacgcgacTTACCTTTATTTGCTGCCTAGCCCTCCctctgcaatctcctgctgcagataaggttggcacagcatcccggacgagatatcttcggcttcgtgtgaaacaagttggggcacattgcttccgtaacattcgaaTGAGCGAAATGAAAAACAGTTCTTTTGCTGATGAGGCTCTTGAGGTTTGCGTATGCCGCCCTGTGGCACTCTTGCCATGTCGACCGGCAATTCTTGTTAAGTAGGGCGTAGAGCTCCCTAGCAATGGATGCCCTGTTGGGTATGAACCTGTCATAGAAAGCCAGAAGTCCTAGAAAGGACTGGAGTTCTGTCTTATTCGTTGGTTCTGGTGCCTCCACAAGTGCCTTTATTTTGTCTTCTGAGGTGTGAATTCCTTCTGCATTAATTCGATGACCGAGAAAAGATACTTCTCGAACTGCGAATTGGCACATTTCCTTCCGTAAACGCAGGTTAGCCTTCTGTAAACGATCCAGAACCAGCTCTAGACGGTCATCGTGCTCATCTCTTGTGGAGCCGGATACTATTTCGTCATCCAAGTATACGCTGGTTCCTTCAATTCCTGCAAGTAGTGTCTCCATATACCGCTGAGAAACAGCTGGCACTGCTGCCACGCCAAAAGGAAGCCTCTTCACAGCATACAATCCTTTCACTGTGTTCAGTGTCAATATATGAGCTGTGCGTGGAGTCACTCTGAGTTGTTGGTACGCTTGTGCCAAATCTAATGTGGAGAAAAACTTCCCTCCTTGCAAGCCAGCCAAGACTTCTGTCGCAGCAGACAAGGGGTAAGATGCCTTTTTAGTTGTTTGGTTCACAGTACTACGGTAATCTCCACAGAACCTGAGGCTACCGTTCTTTTTTCGTACAGTCACTACTGGCGTTGCCCAGTCTGCGTGCTGTACTGGCTCTATAATACCTTGCTTTTCCCACTTTTCGAGCTCTTTTTCCACAGCTGACCTCAATGCAAAGGGAACGGGTCGAGCCTTCTGAAACTGGGGGGTTGCCTCGTCCTTAAGCTCAAGATCGACAGGCGGACCAATGTGCCCCTCGATTGTGTCGCTGAACACTGCACTATGCTTGTTCACAACGTCTGTGAGTCGATCGAGCTGCTCCACATTGGAAATGCCTTTGAATGTGATACGTAGGGGTCGGAACCAGTTCCGGCCCATCAGGTTGCATCCTGTGCCCTTAACTACAAGTAGTGGCAGAAGGTAGTCCTTAGACTTCCATCGAACTCTCACATCACAAGCACCTGCCAACTGAAGACCCTCACCGGACCAGGTATGTAGTTGCACACAGCCTTGGCGTAACTTCAGTGGGTGGTGAGGCCACGGTAGTCGAAAAGTTTTTTCGCTAATTAAAGTGAAGGCGGAACCAGAGTCGACCTCGAAAGCCAGACGTTTCCCTTGCACTTTCAAGTCAACCGAGAACCGTGGAAACGATTCAACGTTAGTGATGCTGTGTACGCGATGAAGATCATACAGCATTTCTTCCTCACTGTCTGGGTCAGCATTGTCCATGTGGTGGTTCTTTGCTGCTTTCTGTTGGGCCTTTTTCTTGCCAAACCACGCTTTTACGATGTGCCCCGTCTTCCCGCAAAAATTGCAAACAGCGTTCTTGAACTTAAAGTGGCTGGATGGTGCGTACCAGCGCATCGAAAACATAGCTTCTGATCTTTCTTCTTCGAACCGTCGTGGGAGCCGCCTTTCGCTGGATCCTGCTTGCCTTGGTTCTTGTGCATGAAATGCACGGCACCCTCTTGCGCATGACCACGCAGTTCTGCTTGCTGTTGTGCAGCCGCTTCAGCTGCCTTTGCCATGTCAAACGCAAGACGAAACGTCAAATGACGTTCGGTAAGTAGTCGCTGCTGCAGGTACGTATCGCGCAGCCCACAGACAAACCTGTTTCTTAACCTTATGTCCAGGGGAAGACGCGTTACAGATTCCGAAGTGGACGCAGTTGTCGTCGACAGTGACGATGCTGTTGGCACCATAACTGGGGGTGCTGTCGTCTGTGCACTTGTCGTCGGCGTAGTCTGAGTTGTCTCGGGGATGCTGCCGAAGTTGCACTCTTTCGCTAGCATCTTGAGTGCAGACACGCAGTCGTCGATACTCTCTGACAATTGTTGATCCCTTCTGTAGAATTTCGACCGACCAACCAACTCAGACGGCTTGGTCTCAAACCTGTTGCTCAACAGTTGCACTATTTCTTCGTAGCTGACTCCCCGAACATTCCTGGGCAGGCTAAGTCCACATAATATGTCGTCCCCACAAAACGATAGTAGCAACCCAGGTGAAAAAATAAAGTggaatcccaagtgggataCAGTGGAACCACTTGAACAACAAAGTGGGTAAAAGTGGAACCACTTTGTCAGCAAAGTGGTTTAAGGTGaaaccacttggtcagcaaagtggtttgaaaTGGAACCATTATCTTGCCAATGTGGAAATCAGAGTGGGTTAGTCAGAGccgttgtgggctaaactggaaccacttggtcagcaaagtggttcGAAATAGAACCATTTTCTGGCTAAATTGTGTTCACTCCGAAGTCAAAGTGGGTTTGGCCAGAGCCTTGTGGGTTAAACTGGAACCACTTTGAAAGTCAGAGTGGGTTAAGGTTGGTCCTCATTGATGCGTTTTGACGCCCAGGCATCCGTTCCGTTGGCACGCATCCTCAGTGCTCAACGCAGCGCAATGCGTTGACATGTTCTCACTGCCACGGACCTACGTCCGTCGGTTGACGGCAGATGACACATGTGGTCGACCAAGCGCACCAAGGTGGGTTCAATGCATGCCCATACAGCACAGACGGAGGCACTACGATTGAACATCGTATTTTAAAAGCGTTTTGTTTGTGATGAGATACGAGTACGGTGACGCTCAGCGATGCTTTCGCTGGAATTCTTGTCACCCAGTATTCCTTGCGACGCTACTCTTGCAGAAGAAATCGAAGGAGACAAGAACACACCTATTCTCACGCCGCACTGCCTTTTTATAATCTATAGCCTCGTCTTGTTACCTCCATTTCGCTGCATTTATTGCactgccccccctcccccccaatgCCAGCAGGGCAGCACAACATACACAAAACCACACAATGTTGCTCCGTTGGTCGCCATTGCTGTTTACTTACCAAGTGCAAACTGCGCAAGCGTCAGGTTCGccgctctgattggtctccttgCTGCGTCGAACGCACTGCTGTGCGGAAAAGTTGAGCCGACGCGAACTCTTCTACGTCCGTGCGTGGGAGCTCTCCGTTAAGCCATTGTCATGGTAACTGACGGATACCGGCCAACGGAACGGATGCCTGTGCGTCAAAACGCATCAgt from Ornithodoros turicata isolate Travis chromosome 4, ASM3712646v1, whole genome shotgun sequence encodes the following:
- the LOC135392256 gene encoding uncharacterized protein K02A2.6-like yields the protein MLAKECNFGSIPETTQTTPTTSAQTTAPPVMVPTASSLSTTTASTSESVTRLPLDIRLRNRFVCGLRDTYLQQRLLTERHLTFRLAFDMAKAAEAAAQQQAELRGHAQEGAVHFMHKNQGKQDPAKGGSHDGSKKKDQKLCFRCAAWFGKKKAQQKAAKNHHMDNADPDSEEEMLYDLHRVHSITNVESFPRFSVDLKVQGKRLAFEVDSGSAFTLISEKTFRLPWPHHPLKLRQGCVQLHTWSGEGLQLAGACDVRVRWKSKDYLLPLLVVKGTGCNLMGRNWFRPLRITFKGISNVEQLDRLTDVVNKHSAVFSDTIEGHIGPPVDLELKDEATPQFQKARPVPFALRSAVEKELEKWEKQGIIEPVQHADWATPVVTVRKKNGSLRFCGDYRSTVNQTTKKASYPLSAATEVLAGLQGGKFFSTLDLAQAYQQLRVTPRTAHILTLNTVKGLYAVKRLPFGVAAVPAVSQRYMETLLAGIEGTSVYLDDEIVSGSTRDEHDDRLELVLDRLQKANLRLRKEMCQFAVREVSFLGHRINAEGIHTSEDKIKALVEAPEPTNKTELQSFLGLLAFYDRFIPNRASIARELYALLNKNCRSTWQECHRAAYANLKSLISKRTVFHFAHSNVTEAMCPNLFHTKPKISRPGCCANLICSRRLQREG